A region from the Candidatus Rokuibacteriota bacterium genome encodes:
- the tadA gene encoding Flp pilus assembly complex ATPase component TadA encodes MARLDAFFKLMLDQGASDLHLASGQAPILRIHGDLQRVKYDVLDSDNLKSMLYEIAPEHKIKTFEETGDVDFGYEIPDVARFRANFFNQKYGCAAVFRRIPTKVLTADELGLPPILKKAAMLNKGLVLVTGPTGSGKSTTLAAMIDHANKNRHDHIITVEDPIEFVHQSQGCLVNHR; translated from the coding sequence ATGGCAAGGCTCGACGCGTTCTTCAAGCTGATGCTCGATCAGGGCGCCTCCGACCTTCACCTCGCATCCGGACAGGCCCCCATCCTCCGGATTCACGGCGACCTGCAGCGGGTTAAGTACGACGTCCTCGACAGCGACAACCTCAAGTCGATGCTCTACGAGATTGCCCCGGAGCATAAGATCAAGACCTTCGAAGAGACGGGGGACGTGGATTTCGGCTACGAGATCCCGGACGTCGCGCGCTTCCGGGCCAACTTCTTCAACCAGAAATACGGGTGCGCCGCGGTCTTCCGGAGGATTCCGACCAAGGTGCTGACCGCGGATGAGCTGGGGCTGCCCCCCATCCTCAAAAAGGCAGCCATGCTCAACAAGGGGCTCGTGCTCGTGACCGGGCCCACGGGCAGCGGGAAGTCCACGACACTCGCGGCGATGATCGATCACGCCAACAAGAACCGGCACGACCACATCATCACCGTGGAAGACCCCATCGAGTTCGTGCACCAGAGCCAGGGGTGCCTGGTCAACCACCGGG
- a CDS encoding hydrolase: MTSPERLASESSLLVVVDVQERLFAAMDAEHREEMVKNIKVLATAARRLGMLVQVSEQYPKGLGHTLPELRESLGAVEPIAKIAFSCCGAEGFVTWLKATGARQVILTGIEAHVCVLMTALDLLAEGYEVHVVADATCSRRRENRQIALDQLRQAGAVVTSTETVLFQLLTAADTDDFRLLSRLIK; the protein is encoded by the coding sequence ATGACATCTCCCGAGAGACTCGCCAGCGAGAGCAGCCTCCTCGTCGTCGTGGACGTTCAGGAACGGCTCTTCGCCGCCATGGATGCCGAGCACCGGGAGGAGATGGTCAAGAACATCAAAGTGCTGGCGACTGCGGCCCGCCGGCTCGGGATGCTGGTTCAGGTCTCCGAGCAGTACCCCAAAGGGCTCGGGCACACGCTCCCCGAGCTCAGGGAGTCGCTGGGCGCGGTGGAGCCGATCGCCAAGATCGCGTTTTCGTGCTGCGGCGCGGAGGGGTTCGTCACCTGGCTCAAGGCCACCGGCGCCCGGCAGGTGATCCTCACGGGGATTGAAGCCCACGTCTGTGTCCTGATGACCGCCCTCGACCTCCTCGCGGAAGGCTACGAGGTCCACGTCGTCGCCGACGCCACCTGCTCGCGCCGGCGCGAGAACCGGCAGATTGCCCTCGACCAGCTCCGCCAGGCCGGCGCCGTCGTGACCTCGACCGAGACCGTGCTCTTCCAGCTCCTCACGGCGGCCGATACGGACGACTTCCGCTTGCTCTCCAGGCTGATCAAGTAA
- a CDS encoding transglycosylase SLT domain-containing protein translates to MLLTLSAGLVSSTQPVLAGSFRFVDQDGVVHFTNAPSDPRYQQRGLGESEPEMSRQAPAPSRQNAYGAAIRQAAERYGVEPGLVEALIGVESAFDPWAVSRKGARGLMQLMPETAVALGVRNSFNPLQNIEGGVRYLRYLLDRYGGNLPLALAAYNAGPRVVEGYRGIPPYPETWLYVRRVIELYRNREESTLVNGEVAPPPEVVSQLGGSAQLVYRYADPAGSVTYTNIPPLGAGAPAQ, encoded by the coding sequence CTGCTCCTCACGCTGTCCGCGGGGCTGGTCTCCAGCACCCAACCTGTGCTCGCCGGGTCGTTTCGCTTCGTCGATCAGGACGGCGTCGTGCACTTCACGAACGCGCCGAGCGATCCCCGCTACCAGCAGCGCGGCCTGGGGGAATCGGAGCCGGAGATGTCGCGCCAAGCCCCGGCCCCCTCCCGTCAGAACGCCTACGGGGCAGCGATTCGCCAGGCAGCCGAGCGCTACGGGGTGGAGCCCGGGCTGGTCGAGGCGCTGATCGGCGTGGAGTCGGCCTTCGATCCCTGGGCCGTCTCCCGCAAGGGGGCCCGGGGGCTCATGCAGCTCATGCCTGAGACCGCGGTGGCCCTCGGGGTCCGCAACTCCTTCAACCCGCTCCAGAACATCGAGGGTGGGGTGCGCTACCTACGGTACTTGCTCGACCGGTACGGCGGGAACCTGCCCCTCGCCCTCGCCGCCTACAACGCCGGGCCCCGGGTCGTGGAGGGGTACCGCGGCATCCCCCCGTATCCGGAGACCTGGCTCTACGTCCGGCGGGTCATCGAGCTCTACCGGAATCGTGAGGAGTCGACGCTCGTCAACGGTGAGGTCGCTCCGCCCCCCGAGGTCGTCTCGCAGCTCGGGGGGTCTGCTCAGCTCGTCTACCGCTACGCTGACCCGGCGGGAAGCGTCACCTACACGAACATCCCGCCCCTCGGCGCCGGCGCGCCGGCGCAATAG
- a CDS encoding MerR family transcriptional regulator: MIGVVADMLKLHPQTLRLYERKGLIRPSRTVGRTRMYSPEDVEEIARLVRLTRDLGVNLAGAEIILKMRRRMIEMQKQIEELLTYVREEAAGGNHKARDTGEALVRAASGQLKPLDLF; the protein is encoded by the coding sequence ATGATCGGGGTCGTCGCGGATATGCTGAAGCTCCACCCGCAGACCCTCCGCCTCTACGAGCGGAAAGGTCTCATCCGGCCGTCGCGGACCGTCGGGCGGACGCGGATGTACTCACCGGAGGACGTGGAGGAGATCGCCCGGCTGGTCCGCCTCACGCGGGACCTCGGGGTGAATCTGGCGGGCGCGGAGATCATCTTAAAGATGCGGAGACGTATGATCGAGATGCAGAAGCAGATCGAGGAGCTGCTGACCTACGTGCGCGAGGAGGCGGCCGGCGGCAATCACAAGGCGCGCGACACGGGCGAGGCGCTCGTCCGGGCCGCGTCGGGGCAGCTCAAGCCCCTCGACCTGTTCTGA
- the dnaK gene encoding molecular chaperone DnaK encodes MAKVIGIDLGTTNSVVAVVEAGDPTVIANQEGSRLTPSVVGFTKDGEIPVGQVAKRQAITNPENTVFSIKRFMGRRYDEVLQEIKLVPYKVVRAANADARVEVRGKEYSPPEISAMILRKLKEAAEGYLGEKITKAVITVPAYFNDSQRQATKDAGTIAGLEVLRIINEPTAASLAYGMDKKKDETIAVYDLGGGTFDISILELGEGVFEVKATNGDTHLGGDDFDQRVIDWIADEFKREHGIDLRKDRMALQRLKEAAEKAKCELSTTLQTEINLPFITADASGPKHLVLTLTRAKLEALVADLIERTMGPCRQAMQDAGVTPKDIDEVILVGGQTRTPKVQEVVRELFGKEPHKGVNPDEVVAVGAAIQAAVLTGEVKDLLLLDVTPLSLGIETLGGVLTTLIQRNTTIPTKKSEIFTTAADSQTSVEVHVLQGERPMARDNRTLGKFHLVGIPPAPRGIPQVEVTFDIDANGILNVSAKDMATAKQQAITITASSGLTKEEVGKMVNEAQAHAAEDAKRKQEIEVRNQADSLVYTTERTLREHGDKIPEADKKAIEEALGEAREALTGEDIDRIKRAQENLMTASHKLAEIMYREAQAKAQAGATTGAQDASKGREGEVVDAEFEDLGEKK; translated from the coding sequence ATGGCCAAGGTGATCGGCATCGACCTGGGGACGACCAACTCGGTGGTCGCGGTGGTGGAGGCCGGCGATCCTACCGTCATCGCAAATCAGGAGGGGAGCCGTCTCACCCCGTCGGTGGTGGGGTTCACCAAGGACGGAGAGATCCCGGTGGGCCAGGTGGCGAAGCGGCAGGCTATCACCAACCCCGAGAACACGGTTTTCTCCATCAAACGCTTCATGGGGCGCAGGTACGACGAGGTGCTTCAGGAGATTAAGCTCGTCCCCTACAAGGTGGTGCGCGCGGCCAACGCCGATGCCCGGGTGGAGGTCAGGGGGAAGGAGTACTCGCCACCCGAGATCTCCGCCATGATCCTCCGCAAGCTCAAGGAGGCGGCGGAGGGCTACTTGGGCGAGAAGATCACCAAGGCCGTGATCACGGTCCCCGCCTACTTCAACGACAGCCAGCGTCAGGCGACCAAAGACGCCGGCACGATCGCCGGCCTCGAGGTGCTCCGGATCATCAACGAGCCCACGGCCGCGTCGCTGGCGTACGGGATGGACAAGAAGAAGGACGAGACCATCGCGGTCTACGACCTCGGCGGGGGCACGTTCGACATCTCGATCCTCGAGCTCGGCGAAGGGGTCTTCGAGGTCAAGGCGACCAACGGCGACACTCACCTCGGCGGCGACGACTTCGACCAGCGGGTCATCGACTGGATCGCCGACGAGTTCAAGAGGGAGCACGGCATCGATCTCCGCAAGGACCGGATGGCCTTGCAGCGGCTGAAGGAGGCGGCGGAGAAAGCCAAGTGCGAGCTCTCCACGACGCTCCAGACCGAGATCAACCTGCCCTTCATCACCGCGGACGCGAGCGGACCCAAGCACTTAGTCCTTACGCTCACGCGGGCCAAGCTTGAGGCGCTGGTCGCGGATCTGATCGAACGCACGATGGGGCCGTGCCGGCAGGCCATGCAGGATGCCGGCGTGACCCCCAAGGACATCGACGAGGTGATCCTGGTGGGCGGGCAGACCCGAACGCCCAAGGTCCAGGAGGTCGTGCGCGAGCTGTTCGGCAAGGAGCCGCACAAGGGGGTTAACCCCGACGAGGTGGTCGCGGTCGGGGCCGCCATCCAGGCGGCGGTGCTCACCGGCGAGGTGAAGGACCTGCTCCTCCTCGACGTGACGCCCCTCTCGCTCGGGATCGAGACGCTCGGGGGCGTGCTGACCACGCTGATCCAGCGGAACACGACGATCCCCACCAAGAAGAGCGAGATCTTTACGACCGCGGCAGACAGCCAGACCTCCGTGGAGGTGCACGTCCTCCAGGGGGAGCGGCCCATGGCGCGCGACAACCGGACGCTGGGGAAATTCCACCTGGTCGGCATTCCCCCCGCGCCCCGCGGGATCCCGCAGGTCGAGGTGACCTTCGATATCGACGCGAACGGGATCCTGAACGTCTCGGCCAAAGACATGGCCACGGCGAAGCAGCAGGCGATCACCATCACCGCCTCGTCCGGCCTCACCAAGGAGGAAGTCGGGAAGATGGTGAACGAGGCCCAGGCTCACGCCGCCGAGGACGCGAAGCGGAAGCAGGAGATCGAGGTCAGAAATCAGGCGGATTCCCTGGTGTATACCACGGAGAGGACGCTGAGGGAGCACGGCGACAAGATCCCCGAGGCCGACAAGAAGGCCATCGAGGAGGCGCTGGGCGAGGCCCGCGAGGCCCTCACGGGCGAGGACATCGACCGCATCAAGCGGGCCCAGGAGAACCTGATGACGGCGTCCCACAAGCTCGCGGAGATCATGTATCGAGAGGCGCAGGCCAAGGCTCAGGCCGGGGCCACCACCGGAGCTCAGGACGCGAGCAAAGGCCGCGAGGGCGAGGTGGTGGACGCGGAGTTCGAGGACCTCGGCGAGAAGAAGTAA
- a CDS encoding TraR/DksA family transcriptional regulator, with amino-acid sequence MSKRHEADKTARPLSEAELRRMLLATQQELVTRIREGRGGLREGAVQLAQTSLGDLADRPVLTPEAEMGYEVVDRRAHILAQIELALKKLEDGSYGRCETCEEPIPAARLRALPFAIRCTRCQEAWELRVRRTGGAPVAADLQTVE; translated from the coding sequence ATGAGCAAGCGGCACGAAGCGGACAAGACCGCCCGACCCCTGTCGGAGGCCGAGCTCCGGCGGATGCTGCTGGCGACGCAGCAGGAGTTGGTGACCAGGATCCGTGAGGGCCGGGGCGGTCTTCGGGAAGGAGCCGTCCAGCTCGCACAGACGTCGCTGGGCGACCTCGCCGATCGGCCCGTCCTGACACCGGAGGCGGAGATGGGCTATGAGGTCGTGGATCGCCGCGCCCATATCCTGGCCCAGATCGAGCTGGCCCTGAAGAAGCTCGAGGACGGCAGCTACGGCCGGTGTGAGACGTGCGAGGAGCCGATCCCTGCCGCCAGGCTCCGCGCGCTCCCGTTCGCGATCCGGTGCACCCGCTGCCAGGAGGCGTGGGAGCTGAGGGTCCGCCGGACGGGGGGAGCCCCCGTGGCCGCCGACCTCCAGACTGTCGAGTGA
- a CDS encoding Hsp20/alpha crystallin family protein — protein sequence MDVYETKDELVVSAELPSVNEKEIQVTMTGDLLTIKGERHQERETKEENYHRLERFFGKFERSIPVPVPVEAGKIKATYRNGVLEIHLPKAEAVKPKEIKIDVI from the coding sequence GTGGACGTCTACGAGACGAAGGATGAGCTGGTGGTCTCGGCCGAGTTGCCGAGCGTCAACGAGAAGGAGATCCAGGTCACGATGACCGGCGACCTCCTGACCATCAAGGGTGAGCGGCACCAGGAGCGCGAGACGAAGGAAGAGAACTACCACCGGCTCGAGCGGTTCTTCGGGAAGTTCGAGCGGAGCATCCCCGTGCCGGTTCCGGTCGAGGCGGGGAAGATCAAGGCGACGTACCGGAACGGCGTGCTGGAGATCCATCTCCCGAAGGCCGAGGCCGTCAAGCCCAAGGAGATCAAGATCGACGTGATCTGA
- a CDS encoding DnaJ domain-containing protein, translated as MRRDYYAVLGVEATATGREIRQAYRRLARQYSPDVNLWDQAARALYAEITDAYRVLSDAVARSLYDRYGHQAFERDEWEGGRRPRRSGGVRGDDLHCALDLAFADAARGLSLALEVSRLSRCPACGASGSRRGAPAVTCDHCGGTGSVWWGERPHPEPCLACDGLGERVADPCPTCSGRGVSLAPATVPVTIPPGVDTGAQLRIPAEGHSGPFGGPRGDLVVITRVTPHAFFVRKGDNLHCEIPVALTEAVLGARIQVPTLEGSAVLVLPPGTQSGQVFRLRGKGLPRLDGERRGDLYVTVKVLIPRGLDARTEEIFRQLERLLPDNPRVALIPGAVPGALQAEVRR; from the coding sequence ATGCGGCGCGATTACTACGCGGTGCTCGGCGTCGAGGCCACTGCCACGGGCCGGGAGATCCGCCAGGCCTACCGGCGGCTGGCTCGCCAGTACTCCCCCGACGTCAACCTCTGGGATCAGGCGGCCCGGGCCCTGTATGCCGAGATCACCGACGCGTACCGGGTCCTGAGCGACGCGGTCGCCCGCTCTCTCTACGACCGCTACGGGCACCAGGCCTTCGAGCGTGATGAATGGGAAGGGGGCCGCCGGCCCCGCCGGTCGGGCGGCGTGAGGGGGGACGACCTCCACTGTGCCCTGGATCTGGCCTTCGCGGATGCCGCTCGAGGCCTGTCGCTGGCGCTCGAGGTTTCGCGGCTCTCGCGGTGCCCTGCCTGCGGCGCGTCGGGAAGCCGTCGTGGTGCTCCGGCGGTGACCTGCGACCACTGCGGCGGAACCGGGAGCGTCTGGTGGGGGGAGAGACCACACCCCGAGCCGTGTCTTGCGTGCGACGGTCTGGGGGAGCGGGTGGCCGACCCTTGCCCGACCTGCAGCGGCCGCGGGGTGAGCCTGGCTCCGGCCACGGTCCCCGTGACGATCCCGCCGGGCGTCGACACGGGGGCGCAACTCCGAATTCCGGCCGAGGGGCATTCGGGCCCCTTTGGCGGCCCGCGCGGAGACCTGGTGGTGATCACCCGGGTCACACCGCACGCGTTCTTCGTCCGAAAGGGTGACAACCTCCACTGCGAGATCCCGGTCGCGCTCACCGAGGCCGTCCTGGGGGCGCGGATCCAGGTGCCGACTCTGGAAGGCTCGGCGGTGCTGGTGCTGCCACCGGGCACGCAGAGCGGGCAGGTGTTCAGGCTCAGGGGCAAAGGGCTCCCGAGGCTCGACGGTGAGCGGCGGGGAGACCTCTACGTGACGGTGAAGGTGCTGATTCCCAGGGGGCTGGATGCCCGGACCGAGGAGATCTTCCGTCAGCTCGAGCGCCTGCTTCCCGACAATCCGCGCGTCGCGCTCATCCCAGGCGCGGTACCGGGCGCGCTCCAAGCGGAGGTGCGGCGGTGA
- the lon gene encoding endopeptidase La, which yields MAGESQVELPDILSILPLRDTVLFPQAVLPLAVGRRASVRLVDQAVLGSRLIGVVTQRDPSLEEPGPADVFSVGTAAVIHKVLKQPDGTLRLVVQGLGRVRLAEILETQPFLRARVVPVEEAEPAAGDLEAEALTRNAVSLFQKIVSLSPLLPDELAAVAANLSEPGRLADLIAGAVPTLTTVAKQELLETGGVKLRLQKLVTNLTKELEVLELGSKIQSEIQSEMSKSQREYYLREQMKAIRKELGEADERAQEIEELRQKIEAAGMTEESLKEALRELDRLAKMPPAAAEYTVARTYLDWLIALPWQRETADQVEIPRGRQILDEDHWGLEKVKDRILEYLAVKKIRPGGKDPILCFVGPPGVGKTSLGKSIARALGRRFVRISLGGMRDEAEIRGHRRTYIGALPGQIIQGLRRAESRNPVFLLDEIDKLGMDFRGDPAAALLEVLDPEQNSAFRDHYVDLTFDLSKVLFITTANILDPIPPALRDRMETIELPGYTEEEKVAIAQRHLIAKQAAEHGLTPGTDIAFTAEALQLLIRHYTREAGLRNLEREIATLCRKAAKGRAEGQTGLVAITPESVSDFLGAPKYLPEELEERTRVPGVAVGLAWTPAGGDILFVEAARMKGGRTLTLTGQLGDVMKESAQAALSWVRAHAAELGIAPNFWESSDIHFHVPAGAIPKDGPSAGVTLVTALVSLLAGRPVRPDVAMTGEITLSGRVLPVGGIKEKILAAKRAGISVVFLPRRNEKHLVEEVPRAVREQLTVHLVDSIEEVIDRALGEPARAGQPSETLVGSRN from the coding sequence ATGGCTGGCGAATCCCAGGTCGAGCTTCCCGACATCCTGTCGATCCTCCCGCTCCGCGATACGGTGCTCTTTCCCCAGGCGGTGCTCCCGCTGGCCGTAGGGCGACGGGCATCGGTTCGCCTCGTGGACCAGGCGGTGCTGGGCTCCCGCCTGATCGGGGTCGTGACTCAGCGGGATCCGTCGCTCGAGGAGCCCGGGCCCGCCGACGTCTTTTCCGTCGGCACGGCGGCGGTCATCCACAAGGTGCTGAAGCAGCCCGACGGCACCCTGCGCCTCGTGGTCCAGGGGCTCGGGCGGGTCCGGCTGGCCGAGATCCTCGAGACGCAGCCGTTCCTGCGGGCGCGGGTGGTCCCGGTGGAAGAGGCCGAGCCCGCCGCGGGCGACCTGGAAGCCGAGGCGCTGACCCGGAACGCGGTGTCGCTTTTCCAGAAGATCGTCTCGCTCTCGCCGCTCCTTCCCGACGAGCTGGCGGCGGTAGCCGCGAACCTCTCCGAGCCCGGGCGGCTCGCCGACCTGATCGCGGGGGCGGTCCCCACGCTCACCACGGTCGCCAAGCAGGAGCTCCTCGAGACCGGGGGCGTCAAGCTGAGGCTCCAGAAGCTCGTCACGAACCTGACCAAGGAGCTCGAGGTGCTCGAGCTCGGCTCGAAGATCCAGTCGGAGATCCAGTCGGAGATGTCCAAGTCCCAACGGGAGTACTACCTGCGGGAGCAGATGAAGGCGATCCGGAAGGAGCTGGGCGAGGCCGACGAGCGGGCGCAGGAGATCGAGGAGCTCCGGCAGAAGATCGAGGCCGCCGGCATGACCGAGGAGTCGCTCAAGGAGGCCCTGCGCGAGCTGGACCGCCTCGCCAAGATGCCGCCCGCAGCCGCCGAGTACACGGTCGCCCGCACGTACCTGGACTGGCTCATCGCGCTGCCGTGGCAGAGGGAGACCGCCGACCAGGTCGAGATCCCGCGGGGTCGGCAGATCCTGGACGAGGACCACTGGGGCCTCGAGAAAGTCAAGGACCGGATCCTAGAGTACCTGGCCGTGAAGAAGATCCGGCCCGGCGGGAAGGACCCGATCCTCTGCTTCGTGGGGCCGCCCGGGGTGGGGAAGACCTCGCTCGGCAAGTCCATCGCGCGCGCGCTCGGGCGGAGGTTCGTGCGGATCTCGCTGGGCGGGATGCGCGACGAGGCCGAGATCCGGGGTCACCGGCGCACCTACATCGGAGCGCTCCCCGGCCAGATCATCCAGGGGCTGCGGCGGGCCGAGTCCAGGAATCCCGTGTTCTTGCTGGACGAGATCGACAAGCTCGGCATGGACTTCCGGGGGGATCCGGCGGCGGCGCTGCTTGAGGTGCTGGATCCTGAACAGAACTCCGCGTTCCGCGACCATTACGTCGACCTGACCTTCGACCTCTCGAAGGTGCTCTTCATCACCACGGCCAACATCCTCGACCCGATCCCACCGGCGCTCAGGGACCGGATGGAGACGATCGAGCTCCCCGGCTACACCGAAGAAGAGAAGGTGGCCATCGCCCAGCGCCACCTGATCGCGAAGCAGGCCGCCGAGCACGGCCTGACCCCGGGCACCGACATCGCGTTCACCGCGGAGGCGCTTCAGCTCCTGATCCGCCACTACACGCGTGAGGCCGGGCTGCGCAACCTGGAGCGCGAGATCGCCACCCTCTGTCGGAAGGCGGCCAAGGGCCGGGCGGAGGGTCAGACCGGCCTCGTCGCGATCACGCCTGAGTCGGTGAGCGACTTCCTGGGCGCGCCCAAGTATCTCCCGGAGGAGCTCGAGGAGCGCACCCGGGTGCCGGGCGTGGCCGTGGGGCTCGCGTGGACTCCCGCAGGCGGTGACATTCTCTTCGTCGAGGCGGCGCGGATGAAGGGGGGGAGGACCCTCACCCTGACAGGCCAGCTCGGCGACGTCATGAAGGAGTCGGCTCAGGCCGCCCTCTCGTGGGTCCGGGCGCACGCGGCCGAGCTCGGGATCGCGCCGAACTTCTGGGAGTCCTCGGACATCCACTTCCACGTCCCGGCCGGGGCGATCCCCAAGGACGGCCCGTCCGCCGGCGTCACGCTGGTCACCGCGCTCGTCTCGCTCCTGGCCGGCCGGCCGGTGCGCCCCGACGTGGCCATGACCGGGGAGATCACCCTGTCCGGCCGGGTGCTCCCGGTCGGCGGCATCAAGGAGAAGATCCTGGCCGCCAAGCGCGCGGGGATCAGCGTGGTATTCCTCCCGCGCCGGAACGAGAAGCACCTGGTCGAGGAGGTGCCGCGGGCGGTCCGAGAGCAGTTGACCGTCCACCTGGTGGACTCGATCGAGGAGGTCATCGACCGGGCCCTCGGCGAGCCGGCGCGCGCAGGCCAGCCCTCCGAGACCCTCGTGGGCTCCCGCAACTGA